The genomic DNA CATTTAAGAATCACGCTAACAAATGTTCTCACAACTTCATCTTGAATAGCGATCTGAAGGTGAAGAGAAGGCATTAACAGGGGATGTGATAACCAGCCCTCCACGTGCCGCTCCAAAGAAACAGCTGCCTTGTATTCCCAAAAACGCTTTGCCCATAACTAAGCCTACATCCCCTGCCCCAGCAGCACAGTCAACAAATGGCGCACATGCTTCTTATGGACCCTTCTACCTGGAATACTCGCTTCTTGCAGAATTGTAAGTGCTTGAACTATCTTGTTAAATTTTAACTCACCTTTGAAGGTGAAAAATGAAATCTACTCTGGTACACTCCGTATATGGCTGGTATCATTCGGTCTTAAGGCTCAAATGCATCCCCCTCCAGTATCAGGTAagatctgaaggcagacatggGCTTGCATCTCCATGTCTATTTTGGAGAGCAAGAGGAGGATACTGAGATTTGTGAAGCATCTAAAATGGGTCAGGAACTGAGTGACTTAATTTTGGTGTGCCTGTATATGAGGTGAGGACATCCCTTCCCAAAGGGGTGGTTGTGGACACCAGGACAGTGAGAGGACAGCAATCTGTTGGTTCTGGGGTCAGACCCAGCTGGAGGCTTGTGTTCCACTGTGTTAAGTATCTCATGAGACGCATCCTGGAAGACCAGGGAAAGAGTCCCTGTTGGCAAAGGTCAGGAAGCCAGACTGTAGGGACTGGAACAGTAGACCCAGAGAAGTGACAACGTAGCAGGTACTTCTTAAAGCTGCCTTCATGTACTTGAAGACCTGTCATTACAAAGAGGACTGGACTCCTGCTGTGTGACCCATAGAGGCAGAAGAAGTAGGCAGTTATAGGGAAGTCACAAAGATTGGGGCTCCAGGCAGGTAAGGGCAGGGCTAatcctggaagctggaagtcagACCGAAGTCACACAAATCTGtagcaggaggcagggggcacTGCCCCAGAGTGCTGGGGGCCCCCTGACCGCACCCAGCCCACCACAGGGGCGCAATGTCAGCCTGGAGCGCTTGTTACTAGGACCGAGTTGTGGAGAATTCTTCATTGCTGTcgtttttaaatgtctttgtaTAGCCTTCTGGAGCCTTCCCTCGCTGTACTCGCATCGTAATGGTCAGAGGGTCTGAGGCCCCGGCACAGTTGGCAGTGTGTGTGACTTGGTGGCAGTGGTCCCTTTGGCTTTATAATGGAGGCCTTGTGCCTGAGGCTGGGCAGCGAGTTGGACAGGCTTCTATTGTGGCCGTAAATCTGCTGTCTGTATTAGAGCACAGAACGGCCTTACTGTAGTAGACACATCTGCCAGCCAGCCATACTGCTGTTGACATGCTGAATTTTAGTGACTTAAAAACAGGATAACTGCTTTTAAAGAGGATTAAAAATGAGTGTGATGGTAAACAGGTAATGAAAACAGTCAACTAAGGTTCAACAAgttatttctcagtaaaattcAGGCTTGGCAGGTTAAACGTGTTGTAAGGCCCAGGGTCGACATTGTTTAAGATCTGGTCTCAGCCGTATTCCTTTCCGCTCATGGTGACCAGGTCCCAGAAGAGCCAATGCCCCCTTTTTCCATGCACTTTTCTTGCTGCAGGGCCCACAGAGTTCAGGTGTCAGGTTCATGAGTTCAGGTGTCAGGTTCAGAGTTCAGGTGCCTGAGTCATGGTGTCACTTTGGAGGGGGGGAGGTGGAGAACCTAGGGGGAGCACCCCATGCAGAGCCTTCCTGCCTTCACTAAGATTATCGCAAATCTAAACACGGCCCTCGGCCATGTGGACTGGTATTCACACTTAAAATGACATCTAAGTGATGGCAATTCTGTGGACTTTTTATTCTTGTTACCTAAAATTGTGCTTTCACAGGTGGTTTTTGAATGTGTGGGTGAAATCTGTTGTccagtcacaaaaataaaaattgtacacTCGTTTCCCTAAAATTTAATGTCCAGAACTAGATCAGGTTGCATTGTTCAGAATCAGCTACTAGATGGTTTCCAAGGTGATGTTTTGGGAAAGTTGATTTCTGGGAGGAAAACTTGATTCTTTGTGTATCCCTGCTTGGCTTGAATTTGTCTGGGCCCCTCTCTAGCTCCTATTTCTCTGTGAGCTGGATTTGTAAAGCTGGGAAATGGGCAGGAGCCTGGGCCAGGTGAGATGGTGATGACTTGGCTTGTATGTTAGTTGTCAGTTGCCCCTCGAGGGACTGTTCCTTCTCTCCAAACATGAACGTAGGGTTGTGTGATCTGTATGTCATTTACATCCATACAATTTCattattctgtttctgttttagtACCCTGGTTGTGAAGCAGAAGCTGCCAGGTGTCTATGTGCAGCCATCCTACCGCTCTGCATTAAGTAAGAAGGATTTGCTCTTAATTTATAGTATACTTGGTTTCTCTGACACCATCTTGGGCCTTaactgtttttgatttttttcctacagtGTGGTTTGGAGTAATATTCATACGGCATGGTCTCTATCAAGATGGTGTATTTAAGTTTACAGTTTACATCCCTGATAACTACCCAGATGGTGACTGCCCAGTAAGTAAAAGTCAGGTCTGGCTTCATTCGTTGGGTCCGAGGAGGGCTTAAAGGACTTGAAAGATTTCTCGGCTCTTTTCTTGAGCTCATGATTTTACAAtttcagtttctcaaaatgttttgtCTACTCAGTCATCTTTGAAGGGGATTTTTGTCCTTTGTTGCATCTTTTGCCACACCCGCCTCTGCCATTAGTTTTCCTTGTTTCTCTGCTCATGGTGTGTGAGAGAGGCTGGAAGCTGTCCTACGGCACTGACTGTGTGCATGGCAACCGCTGTGCTGCAGCAGAGCAAAGAGTGACTCCCACCCCCCATTCCACCCCCTGGatgcaaaatttcattttacaagAAAATGGCAGAAGTTGTTAAGTATTCCTCTTGAAGCAGCTCTTTGACTTAAAATACCATGACTGCCTTGTCCTGAAGCTGCCTTTGCAACTATCTGTATGGGTCTAATAAGCTCCTTGCTTCCATTAAAGGACACGTCTCTCTTTAAATACAGCGCTTGGTGTTTGATATTCCTGTCTTTCACCCGCTAGTGGATCCCACCTCAGGTGAACTGGATGTGAAGAGAGCATTTGCAAAATGGAGGTGAGTCAATAAGTGTTTACTTTGGTGATCTACCTCAGCAGGATGCTTCAATAATCCTACGTTGTTTCTCTTTAGGCGGAACCATAATCACATTTGGCAAGTTTTAATGTATGCAAGGAGGGTTTTTTACAAGATTGATACAGCAAGCCCCCTAAACCCAGAGGCTGCAGTCCTGTAGGTTactctgctttgttcttttagaTAAATTTGCAAACGAAGCTAAGGAGATGATCTTGGTAACTTTTTGATTTAAACTTTTAACACAGGTATGAAAAAGATgttcagctttttaaaagtaaagtggTTGACAGTGTTAAGATGTGCACTGCTCGTTTGTTTGACCAACCTAAAATAGAAGACCCCTATGCAATTAGGTAAGTGGTACATGATCTAGATTAACCGCACTTTGCTGTCCTGTACTTCCATTTTCCAGGTGGTCTTAGAATGGGGATTTAAAAGGAAAGGGTATCATCTGTTAGCCTGCAACCTTTATCATTTGTTGGCAGCTCGCTTTCTGAAATCTCTTGGGCAGAAAGCTTGACATCTACTGGCATACTGTGCCAATAGCAAGCTATTTAGTCACTTTGATTTCCTAAGGATCCTTGTAATATGCATGTTCAAATGTCCAGACTTTTCTGTTCAGCTGGCAGTTTTAGCTGGAGCCCCTCTTAAACTGCCATAGCCCCACTGTCAATCAgattgggggaaggagagaaactgaATAGGGTGACTAGGATGAATGGTGTGTTTCTTCAGCACTATGATATTTAATCTTGGAAGCATCCAAATGATTGTTGAGACCTGAGGAATTGGTGATTTAGCTCTCTGGCAGCACATATTGCTGGGAGGCTGGTTAAGTACAGTGGTTAAGAGCCTGGGCTCTGCAGATAGACTGGTTGGCTTTTGTGCTGACTGACTTGAGTGACCCAGAACaattacttaattttactgccatactttcttcatctgtaaataacAGTACTTCAGGGATGGTTGTGAGGCTGAAATGAGCTGACCCACGTAAGCGTTCTATAAGGAATAGTTGCCCTGTGAGAGAATCATCTAGATTAATGTCTAAAACTTACATGTTGACAACTGATTATTGTTCCTTGTTAAGTTTTGTTAGGGAATTGGCTTAAGTATTCAGAAATGAATGTTATACAAATTTAGTAAGccaaagcagatttttaaatatttttctcttccttaagcTTTTCTCCATGGAATCCTTCTGTACATGATGAAGCCAGAGAGAAGATGCTGACTCAGAAAGTAAGTACATAACCATTTTTGAAACCATTAACTGTCTCCTTTCTGAAATGTCTTCTTCAGAGACTACTCATTATGTACACATAACTTTTTGGGAAATGAGTCTGTACAGCACCAAAGTCTCCATCAGCCctatttttaatgtctgtttttgATTATACCTAGAAGAAGCCTGAAGAACAGCACAATAAAAGTGTTCACGTTGCTGGCCTGTCATGGGTAAAGCCTGGTTCAGTACAACCTttcagtaaagaagaaaaaacagtaGCAACTTAAGCGCTGGTGAATCTGGTGCACCGTGCACTTTCCTGCCGGACTCGGGCCTAGTTAGAGCTGACCGAGGGCAAAGGACTGCCGGAAGAGTAAAACCGTGCGAACGAGGACTGGTATCGTGTGTCCGTGTGTGCTTAGGTTCTAACAGCAAGTTTTGGAAACCTCTCTTTAAGTAACGCATTACTTCTGTCAGAAGTGTCTTTAGGGTGGTTATCTAGTTCAGTACTCCAAATTATTGGGGACCTCGAGGCTTAAGTATTTTTCTGCATATAATGCTAAAGGTAAGTTACATTCATTTACACTAATAGAGTAGATAGAGCTCGGCACTATCTAATGACTTTCACGTCCGTGGTTTCAGTTGTATATACATTAGGACGTGGAGAGGGGAGGTAGACGGGGGGAGGTTCCGTAGCTCATAAGCACTTGTAAGGGGGAGGTCATCTGCACCCCAGTCTTCAGCCTACTGTCTTACTGATTTACGGACTCCTGTCAATCACTGAGGTACACATTAGGTGAGTCAGAGGAAACCAGAACACTTgttcatagttgttttttttttccccgaaagcaaattactgtatttttatggCAGGAGGGAGAAAGTGTTAAACGGTTTCTAATGAAGTCAGATATTTAAATGATGAATGACTAATGTGTTttgtagaaacaaaataaaccaataaatgaTTGTTCTTTGTCATTTATACAGGAAACCAAAACCCCTTTCTCAGTATAACTAAACAAAGATTAATTTATAAATGCTTTATTGAAAAATAcacttattttcatataaaattacaGTAGCAGTATCTTGAGaggttttataaatatttttgcaccACTATTCTAACTGAACAGTGTAAGTTCCATATTTCTTTCAGAGCAATATGAAGTTACCCAGTAACTTGGTTTATACTGATTCAATTTACAATTGAATTTTCTCCCTAATAAGATTATTTGTTCAACTTTAAAACTGCTGGAACAATAGTGATTAATAAAGGTATATATAGATAATTCAATAGCTGTTAaataacatttctaatttttataaatggtacTATGTACTAATAAAAACCTAAATTCTccaatctattttttaaactgcCAAGAACACACCCAAAGATAAATTTATCACCTTAATAGACACGTGTCTTTCAGATAACTACCTCCTAAAGAGGAGGTcataatttttcatattccctTAATTCAACttgatttaaaatctttactTAGCCAACTGATCCCTATTAACAACAAAAACCTGGAGAATTTAAAACACATGCCCAAAGGTGGCTACTGGGGcttaaacagtttaaaaaaaagtacaaaagcaTCAAAGATGATATTGCATGTTTAGCCTGGAAGTTTTGTACTTCATAAAGTTCACATTGTAGAAAGTGCCATCGCAAATATACAGCAAAATCTGGGTTACAAAATCATGCTTTTTACAGCCCTAAAGTGCCACTTCTTATACAAGTTCACTCACACATTGCACACCAAACAATCCAGCACTTACCACACTGTACCACACCAAACAATCCAGCACTTACCACACTGTACCACACCtaacagggagagggaaggattCCATAAAGGGAATGGGAGGCCTGGGACAATAATCTAGGAGCTCCGAATCTGGGCTTTCTCCCTTGTTCTGTTTCAGGAATGCAAAAACCTCCTACTCCTACCAAGTGTTTTGTGACAAACAcctaagtttttgttttgcttttcatgaGAAGCTGACCACAAAACAGGTAGGAATGAACGGAAATACAGTCCCTCTGCTGGAGCACATCAACAGAGACCTCTTACACATGTATTTGAGCACGCTCTGTTCCCTGTAATACTTAGAAAAGCATTgctgaagagttaaaaaaaaatccctgtttgGATTCTAAGTAGCCTTGATGGCGAGCACTGAGTGGTAGGAAAAAGGCAGTTGGGATGAGTAGAGCTATCCTAAGGATACTGGAAGATTAGGAAAAGAGCCCCATAATCTAGCATGCATTAAATGGTGCTGCTGAACAGAGTTTGTGAAAAGACCGTTTCAGTACAACAGACTAACCTCAGTGAGAACCTCGGTCATTAGCTACGTCTTGGAGACGGCGTAATAAGGCAGAATGATTTTCTGGGCAAATTCTTTTTGCAGGGGATTCGCTTCCATCTTCCAAAAGAATCCCTCTCTTTTTGGTTGGAGTTTCTCCTGTCCGTATCATACTATTAATTTCTCTCAGTCTCTAGAGTGGGAGGAAAATAGATACAAAACAGTAATGCTAATATGCAGAGTTCAGTATTAAGAACCTCAAATGAGTTAAGAATTCACTTTGAAGAGTTTGAACATCTTTGTAAGACAAGACCTACTAAATTATATATTCTTCAATTTCACTTTTCAGCTGGCCGACGCTGATGACTATCTGGGTTGGAGGGcagagtatttctattttttaacagGTCCAGGGGTGATTCTGATGtatacttttctaaaaataagagttcgcaaatttgtgacttttttttacaGTAGATAAGGAGCATCACCTTGCTGTGCCATACTGAGTCAATTCCATATgtctccattttccttttttaaaaaagtgtgatTTTACACAGTATTATGCCTTTTTCAGTCTAGTGTTACTCATATTTTAGCAGTTCTCAACTGGAATTTGATTCCTTAATTCCCTAAGGCATCCATTGTAGGTAATTAGTGTGATCTAGGAAGCACTAGTTATATTTCATCCTTggaagaatatacatatatatatatatagtgcctTCAGCATTAAGTTTCTCCAAAGCCCCAAAAGTCAGTTGCCACAGTATTTTCTGGTAGTTAGTTGgttacagttttttgttttgttttgtttttttacatgcCTCTTCCTTATCCATGCCTCCTTATGGAAAATAAACTCAGCATATTCATCTGTGTTTATACAGGACATCTCAAACAGGAAAGTAGGGAGAAGAGAATCATGAATCCTCTCATGATTACTACCCCACTGCACCAGTTTTGGCCAGTCTTACTTTATCTATACCCTCCTTCATTTCCCTTTCACCAGATTGTCTTAAAGCTAATTCTAgacatattttattcttcattttaaaataaattttctgaggCTTTAAATAAAATCACTGGTATTCTTTTATTACATACGCACCTTCTCAAATCTTAACCACCTTAAGAaagcttttctttgattttctcttctttcttacattttctaaTCTCTAGTCTATTTACTTGAATATCCCTTATATTGATAATTGTATGTTActtgtatataatgtatatatcaTTATATGAAATGTACAGTATAGCTGTATAATATACATAGCATATTAATATATACCATACATTAATATATACATCAGTTATATATAACATCAGTGTGTTAatgacattatatataatacacaatcTTACACATCACAATTTATTTAcacaatatgtacatatttatgtacatattacatatgtaatatgtacatattttaaacacaaataacTTAATCCAAAAACATTCATACAGAATGTGCTGCGATTTCTTGTCCTCATCCAGTCTGTCACCCAGCACCTACTGTTATCTTTCACTCACTGAACAGATCAGGCTACATATAGTCTCTGCTATCTATGAATGCACTCCCTAGAAATCTAATATTGTGTATTAAATGGGttcaaaaaaatttgaaatggcaggggtgcctgggtagctcattcagttaagggtctgactcctGATCCCAGTTCAGGCcttaatcttagggttgtgagttcaagtgccatgttggactatttaaaaaaaaatggaaaattttatgtgTTTGGAATATTTGTTTAATCGACATTGCATCTTAGATCTTCCCATATCATATATGCACATCTCTTTAACTGCTATATGATATTCTATGTCTATCATACTTTAATCCCCTACTGATGTATTCTTTCCTCCCAGTTGTTTAATACTACAAGCAATGTTATAATATTCAACAGGCTGTGCCAATCCACTGAAACTTCCCTGACAAGTATCACTAATGATCCCCAATCCTGTTAATTACTTTGCATGGTATTCTATAATTCTTTATTCATGGTAGCATAAATGTTAGGCTATTACAGGTTGGTTCTAGACTCAAGGAACTTGTGATCTCAGCTATCATCTATGAAGTCATGGTGACAAATGTTTCTTCAACCAAGTCTAATTAGAGAAATTCTCAATTCtgtgctagaatttttttttttttttgaaacctttCCAGGTGGTGATAGATTAAGCGTCTAGAGCATGGCTTTCAATCttgcataactttttttttttttgcacaaattgtcatttttttaaagattcacctAAGTAAAATTCACCTTTGTAAGTGTACACTTGTGCATGTTTTAACAAACCCAGTCATATAACTACCACTATAATGAACAGCTGCTTCATTCCAAAAAATCCTCACATTTCTAGTTAAAATGCTACCCCCTGCCTTTCCCCACAACAAGCACTGATGTGCTTGtccctatagttttgccttttccagagtttCATAGAAGTAAAACCCTATCGTAAGTGGCCTACCAAATCTAGTGTGTTTCACTTAGGCACAAGTGCATTCGAGGTTCCTCTGTGTTGCTGGGTGTTACCAGTTTGTAGTTGCCCATTATCCAGGTGTACCACAAATCTGCTTATCCATTAGCCagctgaaggacatttgggttattttctactttttggcaaTTACGAATAGTCCTAAACTTCAGTTCGTGTACACGTTTTTGTATGAACCTTGGGTGAACacctagaagtgaaatttctgGTTATATGGTAAGGGTACGtttataagaaaatgccaaaattattttccagGTGTTAGAGCCatgctgtatcattttacattctcaccaggaATATATGAAAACTTCCAACTGCTCCACATCATTGCCAGAATTTGTTACCGttatgttttagattttagccattctaataggcatgTAACGGATGAAGcgtgttcaaatcttttgcctaaTTTTCAATTTGGTTggttttccttttgcattttgatAAATCCTATATATGTTgcagaaataaatcctttatcagatgagAGGTCTGTAAAATTTCTTCCCACTTTGtggcttgttttttcttttaaagagcaggaattcttaattttgatgaagtcccatttatcagtcttttatggattgtgcttttgatgatgttatctaagaaatctttgtgtAAATCATGTTCACAAAGATTTTGTTCCCCTATGGTTTCTCCTATAAGTTTCATAGTTTTACACATTTAGGTCCATGGTctgttttgattcattttgatatGTGGTGCAGAGTATGGGTGCAagtttactattatttttgtatatagttaCCTAGTTGTTCAGCACTGTCTGTTGAAAAGGCTGTCCTTTCTCCACTAAATTACTTTTGCACCTTTGTTGACAATCAGTTGACCGTGTATATgtggtctgtttctgggtttttttttttttttatttgtgtgtccTTTCatcaataccacattgtcttgattaccatagctttacAGTTAAGTATTAAAGTCAGATAGGGTATCTTccaattttttcaaaattgttttaattattttagttccttttgcattttcatatacaCTTTGGAACCAGTTTGTTAACCTGCACAAATAATTCTGGGATTTTGTCAGGAATTGGGTTGAACTTACAGATCAATTGGAAGAAAACGGAGATCTTGAAAATGTcatccaattcatgaacatggtatttctccattttcttagtttttccttCACCACTGTTGTGTAGGTCTCAGGATAGGAGTCTTGTACGTCTTTTGTCAAGACTTATCACTAaattgttttaagtaggctccacacctagtgtggagcccaatatggggctggaactcacaaccctgagatcaagaccagagctgagatcaagagctggatgcctactgactgagccacccaggcacctcctgaAGTATTTAATGTTGTAGTGCTTTAGAAAATTTTTACTTCTCATTACTTGCTgctatatagaaataaatttgatttttgtaCATTAGTCATATAACCTTGCTAATCTTATTAGTTTCACTAACATTTTTTAGATTGTGTGGTTTTTCTATAGAGAAAATTATGTGAATGGtgatggttttatttccttttcagtctGTATGCCTTCTTTATCTTGCCTTATTATATATGTGAAAGCCTATAGTTAGTTGAAGAGGAATGGTGAGAGCagatatccttgccttgtttcAGATCTTAATAGTAGAAGACTATATGCCTTTTCTCCAAGTATACTGTCAGATAATTTTGGTATGCAGActttatcagattgaggaaaTTCCAAGAGGTTTTATTGTGAATGAATGTTGTATTTGCCAAATGGTTTTTCTGCAACCACTGAGATGATTTATCACCTTCACCTTTTAGAAGCGTTTGTATAAAACTGGCATGACAGTTGACCATTGAACATGTTGGGTTTGAACGTTCGAATGGGTCCATTTatacttggggtttttttttagcaGAGTACTGTATTTTCCTTCtgatgttaatattttcatttactttactgtaagaatatagtatatatgcaaatatgtgtTAGGTGTTTGTGTTCTTGGTAAggtttccagtcaacagtaggctattaataaTTAAGTTTGGGTGGAGTCAAAGTTGCACATAGATACTTGACTACATGGGGCATAGTGTCCTAagccccatgttgttcaagggtcaactgtatcttccttaaatatttgttagaatttaCCATTGAAGCCATGTGGTCCTATAGTTTTCTCTGAGAGGaggtttttaaattacaaatcCAGTTCATTTAAGAGATATAGGACCACTGAGACTACTTGTTGAGGGTATTTTAGAAGTgtatgtctttcaaggaattgatccatttcatctgcattattacatttattggcaaaaagttgtttttttaacgTTCATTATAGTCTTAATAACTGTAGGACCTGTACCAATAGCTCTCACTTCTGATATtagtgattatttcttttttaatcctaATCTGTGCAGAGAcgtatcatttttttaatcttaaaaaaaaaaaaaaccacccggGTTTttaatggccttaattttctgtatattaagTTGTCTGTTTCATGGGTTCCTGCGTTTTTTCTAGTTGCTTAGGGTGAAATTTTAGATCACTAGTtggagatctttcttcttttctcatatatataagtattttaggtctataaatttccctcctttagcattgcttttgctgcatcccacaaatttcggtatgtcaaattttcattttcatttagttcaaaatactttacaatttcttttcttctttgactcatagAAATATGCAatttagtttgcaaatatttgggGGTTTTCTAGGTATCTCTTACTGATTTCTGATTTGATTCTGTTGtggtaagagaaaatacattatcTGAACCCTTTAAAATTTCCTGAGACTTATTTTATGGACCTCGatgtggtctatcttggtaaatgttaCCTGTGCACCTGATGCTGTTGTTggagtgttttataaatgttaattagcCAGTATGGTTGTTCACATCTCGAATATCCTCACGGTTTATCTTCTGTTcacttgttctatcaattatgCTGAAATCTCTtgatgataaatttattttttctatttaggaTTTTATGTCCTGTAACTGGGAAATAACCTTCTTTATCAGTGATAATATTCTTATTAATGATATGAAAGCTGGAGTGGCAACATTAATTACTGTTGGTAgagtatatataacttttttccatccttttactttttaaaaaaaaacactttattgggATATAGGTCACATATTATACAATTCAACCACTTGAAGTATACAAATCCATGGCTTTCAGTACGTTCCTAGAGTTGTGCAATCATTACCACATTCAATCATGTAATTCATTTGTGCAAATCATTACCACATATGCCCATTAACAGAAACCCTCCATTCCTCCCAGACCGaggcaatcactaatctgctTCTATAAATTTGCCtgtcctggacatttcatataaatggcatcatatAATAATTACCCTTTTGTGACTGCTTTCACgtggcataatgttttcaagtccACCCATGGTATAGCATGTGTCACTACTTCCTTTTGGTTGGAGTAATACTCAACTATGTGGACACGCATTTATTCTTCAGTTAATGGGATATCTAAGTTATTGTCCTTTTACTTTAAAGTGGGCTACTTAGTTGGGTCTTGCTATTTTGTCCAGTCTTATagtttctgccttttaattgatgtatttagACCACTTACATTTAATTGCTATTTGTTTGCTATTTtcccatgtattttttcctttttcctcctttttcggCCTTCTTTTGCACTGAATATTCTGACTTGTATTACTGAATTGAGTATTCATTTGGTTATAGG from Canis lupus dingo isolate Sandy chromosome 2, ASM325472v2, whole genome shotgun sequence includes the following:
- the LOC112660469 gene encoding AKT-interacting protein isoform X2; amino-acid sequence: MNPFWSMSASSVRKRSEGEEKALTGDVITSPPRAAPKKQLPCIPKNALPITKPTSPAPAAQSTNGAHASYGPFYLEYSLLAEFTLVVKQKLPGVYVQPSYRSALMWFGVIFIRHGLYQDGVFKFTVYIPDNYPDGDCPRLVFDIPVFHPLVDPTSGELDVKRAFAKWRRNHNHIWQVLMYARRVFYKIDTASPLNPEAAVLYEKDVQLFKSKVVDSVKMCTARLFDQPKIEDPYAISFSPWNPSVHDEAREKMLTQKKPEEQHNKSVHVAGLSWVKPGSVQPFSKEEKTVAT
- the LOC112660469 gene encoding AKT-interacting protein isoform X1 produces the protein MNPFWSMSASSVRKRSEGEEKALTGDVITSPPRAAPKKQLPCIPKNALPITKPTSPAPAAQSTNGAHASYGPFYLEYSLLAEFTLVVKQKLPGVYVQPSYRSALMWFGVIFIRHGLYQDGVFKFTVYIPDNYPDGDCPRLVFDIPVFHPLVDPTSGELDVKRAFAKWRRNHNHIWQVLMYARRVFYKIDTASPLNPEAAVLYEKDVQLFKSKVVDSVKMCTARLFDQPKIEDPYAISFSPWNPSVHDEAREKMLTQKKKPEEQHNKSVHVAGLSWVKPGSVQPFSKEEKTVAT